The following DNA comes from Abyssisolibacter fermentans.
TAAATATCCAGCATTGCTGTTTAATTTTTAAAACTATTTAAGCAGAAAAACAAAACTTAAGTTTTATTTTTCTGCTTTATAACATCATGCCATCATTTTCTATTCATTCAGCCACATATTATATTCATTCTCTAGTTTCTGTAATTCTCTGCTTAGCTCATCATCTGTATAGGCTTCATCTGCAAATATAAATTTTGCAAAATCTTTATATATCATATTTTTTATTTTTATAGCTGTTTTGTTATTATTACAACGCTTATAATTTCCAGATTTTACTTGACTTATAATATATTTTCTTAAAGCTATAGCTTTTTCATTAACATCTTTTCTCACATAATGTTTAATGCCCTCTTTTTTTTCTTTTGCAGCTTTTTCGTTTATTTCTTTCTCTATTTTATCAATTTCTTCCTCTATATCTTTATTTACCGGATATGATCTATTAGATTTAAACATTTCTAATTGAATTTTATCGCTAAGCAATCCATTTATGAATTCCATGCCTAACTCAACATTTTTGCCGTTTCTATTTACTATAAATCCACATATTTTAAGAAGATTATCATCTCCTCTTATGATATTAGGTAAAAAAACATCACCAGTTATAATCTCTTTAGACACCAACAATGAACTTAAACCATTTGTAAAAACCCATAATTTTTTGATGGATTTATCTGCATTCTTTAATTTTAAACCAATTGCATCTTTATACTGTAATGATTCATGTTCAAAGATCATATTGTAAAAGTCATTATAAGTATAGTATTTGTTTATAATATATTTACCTGAAAATATTTCATCTCTTCTATTGTTTATATAATTAATAACTTTTGAATTGTTTAAATCTACTTTTTTGTTTGATTCATCTAATATATCTAAATCATTAATCATTGATATTATAAGCTCATTATAATCATACTCGCAAAAATATTCTGGTTCTAAATTTAACCATTTGTCCCTTATCCTTAGATAGTCTTTTCTTGTCCAGTTAATTTTTGGTTCATCAATTTTTAATTTATCAATTACTCGTCTATTAAGTACAACTGGATAATGTATCATGCTTACTGGTATAAAATAATGTCCATCAGTAAGTAAACTATCATATATTTTTGAAATATTTGGTATCTTTCCTTGTGTATCTAGAGCAATCCCCCGCTCAATATATTTTTGATATTCACTGTCATCCGAAACAAATATTAAAGTCGGACCTTCGTTTAGGTACAATTTTGTATTAATTTTATTTTCATAATCTTCTTCATTACATCCACTAATTATATCAAATTTAACTTTTACCCCTGTTTCTAATTCAAATCTATCTGTATAACCATATATTTTACGATATTCCATTTCCATTTTTGACAAATCATTATCTTTTATTAAAATAGTTATTTCATTATCATCAGCATTTGTTTTAATATCTTTTGAATTATTTGAACAACCCATAGTTAACAATCCTATTATAATACATAAGAATAAAATTAACTTTTTTTTCATCATACAAACCTCCACTTCAAAAATAGTTTTATTTAAGGCTTTGTAATATGATAAATGATTCTTTTACTTTATACCCTTTCTCATATAGTTAAGCTTTATATACTTCGATTGATTAAGCCCTAGTTATAATGAATTTTATATTTTTGTAATTATTTTCATTAATGTTTAACTTTAATTAATTTGTATTATTTGTATATTTATATTAACAAATGTAAAATTCCTCTATTTCATGTTTTCATTACATTTTTTTAATATTCTGAATAAAGCTAATACTGGATTATAAGAAAATTTTATAATCCAGTATTTTAAAGTGTCTAATATTAATTTATTTAATCTATTCATTTAGCCACATATTATACTTATTCTCCATCTTCTGTAATTCTCTACCTAACTCTTCATCTGTATAGGCTTTATCTGCAAATATAAATTTTGCAAGATCTTTGGATATCATATCTTTTACTTCCTGAATTTTCTTGCTATTAGAATTACGTTTATAGTTACCTGTTTTTATTTGCTGTAAAATATATTTTCTTAGATTTACAGCTTTTTCATTAATGTTTTTTTCTTTCTCTATTTTCTCAATTTCACTTTCTATATCCTTATTTACTGGATATAAATCGAATTTTTTTTGATACATTTCTAATTGTATCTCATCACTGAGCAATCCATTTAAAAACTTCCTTCCTAACTCAATATTTTTTCCATTTCTATTTACAATAAATCCACACGTATAAAGTAATGCATCCTCTCCATCCATGATACGAGGTAAAACAATATCATCATTTATATTAATATATTCAGATGTTTCTATAGATTTTAAACCCCTCTGCACATACCAGTACTTCCTTAAAACATTTTCTTTTTTCAATTCTAAGTCTCTTGATTCTATATGTTCTACTGACTTTTCATTAAACAACATATTAAAATAGTTTTCATAAGTATAATCTTTATTCATGATATATTTACCTGAAAATATTTCTTCTCTTACATAATTAATATATTGAATAACTTTATCATTACAAAGATTCACCTTCTTTTTGGACTCATCAAATATATCTAAATCATCTAACAATGCAAGATATTCTTGATATATCCAATTATGTAAATATTGAGGTTCAATTTTTAGCCATTTTTCTTTAATATTGATATAATCTTCTCTAGTCCAATTAAGTTTAGGAGCATCTATTTCTAATTTGTCAAATGTAGGTCTATTAAGTGCAACTGCCCAATGAATCATACCTACTGGAACAAAACCATACCCCTCATCTAGTAAACTATCATATACTTTTGTAATATTTGGAATCTCACCTTCATTTTTTACTGCAATCTCTTGTTTTATATAATTTTGATATGTACCATATAACGAAATAAATATTAAAGTTGGTCCTTCTTTTAGATATAATTTTGTATTAATTTTTTTATCATAATCATCATCATTATTCCCATTAATCACATCAAAGTTCACTTTAACACCATTTTCTCTTTCAAATCTTTCTATATAAATTTTTATAGTATCACCTATACCCATATGAGAACGCTCATAATCTTTTACTAAAATAGTTATCTCTTTCTGGTCAGAATTTGTTTTAATATCATTTGAACAACCCATAGTTAACAACCCTAATATTATGCATGAGATTAAAACTACCTTTTTTTTCATCATACAAACCTCCACTTCAAGAATAGTTTTATTTAAAACTTTGTAATATGAATAAATGATTATTTTACTTAATACCATTTCCCTTTTATAGTTAAGCTTTATATACTTCGATTGATTAAGCCCTAGTTATAAAGAATCTTCTATTTTTTATATTTATTTTCATTGATGTTTAACTTTAATTAATGTGTATTATTTGTATCTTTATATTAATAAATGGTAAATGCCTCTATTTCTTGTTTTCATTACATTTTTTTAATATTTTGAATAAAGGTAATACTGGATTATAAAAATTTATAATCCAGTATTTTAATGTGTTTCTAGTCTATAATTTATTTATTCTATTCATTCAACCACATATTATATTTATTCTCTAGCTTCTGTAATTCTCTACCTAATTCTTCTTCTGTATAAGGTTCATCTGCAAATATAAATTTTGCAAAGTCTTTGTGTATCATTTTTTTTACTTCATTAATTATCTTACTATTAGAGCAATGCTTATAATTTCCAGTTTTTACTTGACTTAGAATGTATTTTCTTAATGCTATCGCTTTTTTATTAATATCTTTTCTTACATAATGTTTAACACCTTCTTTTTTTTCTTTTACAATTTTATCATTTATTTCTTTCTCTATTCTTTCAATTTCATTCTCTATTTCCTTATTTACTGGATATAAATCTCCCCATTTTGATTTAAACATTTCTAATTGAATCTCATCGCTAAGTAATCCATTTAGAAACTCCATACCCAAATCAATGTTTTTCCCATTTTTATTTACAATAAATCCATATGTACGAAGTAAGTCATTTTTCTCATATATAGTATTAGGTAAAAAAATATCATCCTTCGCATTAATATACTTAGATATTTCTAAGGATTTTAAACCATTGGTCCAACATTTTTTTCTCAGATTTTCATTGTTATATCTACGAAATAAGTTCTTTGATTCTTTACTTTCTTTTGAACCTCCTTCAAAAATCATATTATAATAATTTTTAAAGGTATAATCTTTATTTATAATATATTTACCTGAAAATATCTCTTCTCTTACATCATTTATATATTGAATAACTCTTGAATTATTTAGACTTACTCCCTTGTTTGATTCATCTAAAATCTCTAAATCATCAATCATAAATGTAAAAAGTTCATCATATTCATATTGACTGAAATATTCCGGTTCAATTTTTAACCATTTTTCTTTAATTTTTAAATATTCTTCTCTAGTCCAGTCAAGTTTAGGGTCATCTATTTCTAATTTGTCAAATGCACATCTATTAAGTTGAACTGGATAATGACTCATACCTACTGGAACAAAATAATGTCCATCATCTAATAAACTATCATATATTCTAATAAGATTTGGAATCTTTCCTTCAGTATTTACTGCAATCCCCTGTTCTATATAATTTTTGTATGAGCTATCGCCTGATATATATATTAAAGTTGGTCCTTCTTCTAAATATAATTTTGCATTCATTTTCTTATCATAATCATCAGACTTATTTCCATTAATTACATCAAAATTCACTCTTACCCCAGTTTCTATTTCAAATCTTTCTGTGTACCCACGTATAGCACAACAATCATACTCCATATCTAAAAAATCATAACCTGTTATTAAAATAGTTATCTCTTGCTTTTCATCTTTACTACCAGCTTCTGTTGTAATATCATTTGAATTATTTGAGCAGCTAATAGTTAATAACAACAATATAATACATAAGACTAAAACTCCAATTTTTCTCATTATCACACCTCTTTCTTCTTATAAAAAGCACTTGCTTTATAAAAAGTCATGCAACTTTAAATGCTCTAAACCTGTTAATCTATTCATTCAACCATATATTATAATTGTACTCTAGCTTCTGTAATTCTCTTCCTAACTCTTCATCTGTATAAGCTTCATCTGCAAATATAAATTTAACAAAGTCTTTTTGTATCATTTCTTCTATTTGCATTACTATTTTGTTATTACAACGGCGCTTATAATTTCCAGTTTTTACTTGACTTATAATATATTTTCTTAATACTATAGCTTTTTCATTAACATCTTTTCTCACTAAATGT
Coding sequences within:
- a CDS encoding ABC transporter substrate-binding protein — translated: MMKKKVVLISCIILGLLTMGCSNDIKTNSDQKEITILVKDYERSHMGIGDTIKIYIERFERENGVKVNFDVINGNNDDDYDKKINTKLYLKEGPTLIFISLYGTYQNYIKQEIAVKNEGEIPNITKVYDSLLDEGYGFVPVGMIHWAVALNRPTFDKLEIDAPKLNWTREDYINIKEKWLKIEPQYLHNWIYQEYLALLDDLDIFDESKKKVNLCNDKVIQYINYVREEIFSGKYIMNKDYTYENYFNMLFNEKSVEHIESRDLELKKENVLRKYWYVQRGLKSIETSEYININDDIVLPRIMDGEDALLYTCGFIVNRNGKNIELGRKFLNGLLSDEIQLEMYQKKFDLYPVNKDIESEIEKIEKEKNINEKAVNLRKYILQQIKTGNYKRNSNSKKIQEVKDMISKDLAKFIFADKAYTDEELGRELQKMENKYNMWLNE
- a CDS encoding extracellular solute-binding protein, with translation MKKKLILFLCIIIGLLTMGCSNNSKDIKTNADDNEITILIKDNDLSKMEMEYRKIYGYTDRFELETGVKVKFDIISGCNEEDYENKINTKLYLNEGPTLIFVSDDSEYQKYIERGIALDTQGKIPNISKIYDSLLTDGHYFIPVSMIHYPVVLNRRVIDKLKIDEPKINWTRKDYLRIRDKWLNLEPEYFCEYDYNELIISMINDLDILDESNKKVDLNNSKVINYINNRRDEIFSGKYIINKYYTYNDFYNMIFEHESLQYKDAIGLKLKNADKSIKKLWVFTNGLSSLLVSKEIITGDVFLPNIIRGDDNLLKICGFIVNRNGKNVELGMEFINGLLSDKIQLEMFKSNRSYPVNKDIEEEIDKIEKEINEKAAKEKKEGIKHYVRKDVNEKAIALRKYIISQVKSGNYKRCNNNKTAIKIKNMIYKDFAKFIFADEAYTDDELSRELQKLENEYNMWLNE
- a CDS encoding extracellular solute-binding protein, encoding MRKIGVLVLCIILLLLTISCSNNSNDITTEAGSKDEKQEITILITGYDFLDMEYDCCAIRGYTERFEIETGVRVNFDVINGNKSDDYDKKMNAKLYLEEGPTLIYISGDSSYKNYIEQGIAVNTEGKIPNLIRIYDSLLDDGHYFVPVGMSHYPVQLNRCAFDKLEIDDPKLDWTREEYLKIKEKWLKIEPEYFSQYEYDELFTFMIDDLEILDESNKGVSLNNSRVIQYINDVREEIFSGKYIINKDYTFKNYYNMIFEGGSKESKESKNLFRRYNNENLRKKCWTNGLKSLEISKYINAKDDIFLPNTIYEKNDLLRTYGFIVNKNGKNIDLGMEFLNGLLSDEIQLEMFKSKWGDLYPVNKEIENEIERIEKEINDKIVKEKKEGVKHYVRKDINKKAIALRKYILSQVKTGNYKHCSNSKIINEVKKMIHKDFAKFIFADEPYTEEELGRELQKLENKYNMWLNE